In Desulfomonile tiedjei DSM 6799, a genomic segment contains:
- a CDS encoding FG-GAP-like repeat-containing protein: protein MRRLSRGMMKVCAPDIILERLEDRIVLDAAVDQQLEDSSDNLTDTQSTEACSIDGEDLLANSDWLQIGLSHVFEQDLHVLLVSNNLDQTEIVSAAADDSLVVVYDSQTDNLNTLTAMLHNLVAITGQKIGALAFVDHGNDGVIKIGVDQITSQNLFKFASTFSDLSEDLTPDAQIEFFGCSIAYGTESRDLLSQIASYTDAVVFASTDDTGGTHGWTLEYSSDPGIVPVTMIVIDEISQSDSVLIFQGYPPLDDLSTCYQYFSSLDSLDPRSVQTQYSYAETWTFTITTTMVVSIGMQTVHPTLNHGDTGFVDCWIDLYSGSTPNTANRITYNDDWVGPGTTNAPYWHGNDSLPIDAGSYGVLLTPGTYCIQATSWNDHASQPRYDLQTGGYYLLSNVELTYSGGHYIAPPTSEPIPDPPSKPENFTPAFTYDVHSYFSDPQGDTLMYQLGGITYSGGLQVGISINSSTGVVTFTSVAGYNGSVAVQVRAYDGELYSPYETFVFTVTSPYNLPTANDDAITVATNESITFKVIGYDPDSHPTNQVRFTILSGYDPRFGDIEAVDENGVATSPQYDAAGQYYYQVFTYTPDANYWGPDTFLFTLSTPGGTWRTFATGAAIGQSLDSRNSYDLALVDFNANGTLDLLTANSNDASGQHNYYYINNTGSFAGGVSMELLSGQAATDSVGIATGDLNGDGFLDAVVRNGRSGTTTTTQADLIYLWDNAAQGFRVTQLPKTVAQTRGDIALGDFDGDGDLDIVRVFGTNTANEIFWNNGDGTFGATPSTLPATAGTSYTVATGDFNGDGYVDIFVGKSGNNQNHYVYFNDGYGNFTSANAKALPNDGRGRASDCAVGDVDGDGRLDIVVSRGTTSNGYGNYFYHNTGNNGSGYTNWTGINIGGTYQTLGIDLADFDRDGDLDVVTANYDENIRLYLYNGTGFTGSNIGNTTPNALSCAVGDVDNDGDIDVVIGMSGDQNEIFYNRGFNSGTTNPWHQSAPAEVTIHVEMINNWSFENSSPYSGWTLDETYSSPTPPGFILPEFGTFAIIENEPGGVTVNFGDILHDYYPRDNNDQAQFSLQLDSSIPGVPGVTVEWSESDHTALLLSGGLREASLMQTIDIPRDQYLVGLELHWNISYWNCMPWVAEGARFSSTQYVKISLYDASSGSTTPLWGTTNGVDSSVVDSMQHYSVKLNASDPLVQKIASSGAQLVLMLEVCGLDWYLDVAVDDFKLVPRRHGPFGSATLEPDYTTMALDESQISSNAETGFYDDVIVAKTLLAFDTSYEGFYQPDSESDIWTSSSGLDDELLQSLPKRATIVIA, encoded by the coding sequence ATGAGAAGGCTTAGTCGCGGAATGATGAAGGTCTGCGCGCCGGATATAATACTGGAGAGACTTGAAGATCGAATTGTGCTCGATGCTGCTGTTGACCAGCAACTGGAGGATAGTTCGGACAATCTCACGGACACGCAATCCACTGAAGCTTGCTCGATCGACGGCGAAGATTTACTCGCGAATTCGGATTGGCTGCAAATCGGACTCTCTCATGTATTCGAGCAGGACCTCCATGTGCTGTTGGTATCCAATAATTTGGATCAAACAGAAATCGTTTCTGCAGCGGCAGATGATAGTTTGGTTGTGGTGTATGATTCGCAGACAGATAACCTGAACACCCTTACTGCAATGCTTCACAATCTTGTGGCAATCACCGGACAGAAGATTGGCGCTCTTGCATTCGTAGATCACGGTAATGATGGAGTAATCAAGATCGGAGTAGATCAGATAACTTCCCAAAATCTTTTTAAATTTGCCTCTACCTTTTCAGACCTGTCGGAAGATCTGACTCCTGACGCTCAAATCGAATTCTTCGGTTGCTCTATTGCATATGGAACGGAGAGCCGGGATCTTCTTTCTCAGATTGCCTCCTATACGGATGCGGTGGTTTTCGCAAGCACCGACGACACGGGTGGAACCCACGGATGGACTTTGGAATACTCGTCAGATCCGGGGATTGTGCCTGTTACCATGATTGTGATCGACGAGATTTCTCAATCCGATTCAGTGCTCATTTTCCAGGGATATCCGCCTTTGGATGACTTGTCCACCTGTTATCAGTATTTCAGCTCGCTTGACTCGCTAGATCCGCGATCGGTTCAGACTCAGTATTCTTACGCTGAAACGTGGACTTTCACGATTACCACAACGATGGTTGTCTCCATTGGCATGCAAACGGTGCACCCGACCTTGAACCACGGTGATACGGGCTTTGTCGATTGCTGGATTGACTTGTACAGCGGGTCAACTCCTAATACCGCCAACAGAATAACCTACAATGACGATTGGGTAGGTCCCGGCACCACTAATGCTCCATACTGGCATGGAAACGATTCATTACCTATTGACGCCGGATCTTACGGAGTGTTGTTGACTCCGGGTACGTACTGTATTCAGGCTACAAGCTGGAACGACCATGCCAGTCAGCCCCGGTACGATCTGCAGACAGGCGGATATTATCTGCTTTCCAATGTGGAGCTTACGTATTCGGGAGGACACTACATTGCGCCCCCGACATCCGAGCCGATTCCCGATCCTCCTTCAAAGCCGGAGAACTTCACCCCCGCTTTCACGTATGACGTTCATTCATATTTCAGCGATCCCCAAGGCGACACTCTCATGTATCAACTCGGTGGAATAACGTACTCCGGTGGGCTTCAAGTAGGTATCAGCATCAACTCCTCAACCGGGGTGGTGACGTTTACGAGTGTTGCAGGCTACAACGGTTCGGTCGCGGTTCAGGTAAGAGCTTACGATGGAGAGCTGTATTCACCTTATGAAACATTCGTTTTTACGGTGACCAGTCCCTACAATCTACCCACAGCAAATGATGATGCTATAACCGTTGCTACTAATGAATCCATCACGTTCAAAGTGATCGGTTACGATCCTGATTCTCATCCCACCAATCAGGTGCGATTCACGATTCTTTCAGGTTATGATCCCAGGTTCGGCGACATTGAGGCGGTGGACGAAAACGGCGTTGCCACATCACCGCAGTACGATGCGGCTGGTCAATACTATTATCAAGTGTTTACCTATACGCCAGACGCGAATTACTGGGGACCGGATACGTTTCTCTTCACGCTTTCCACTCCGGGAGGAACATGGAGGACATTTGCTACAGGTGCGGCGATAGGGCAAAGTTTGGACAGCCGTAATAGCTACGACCTGGCTCTGGTGGATTTCAATGCAAACGGCACCCTGGATCTCCTTACGGCAAACTCAAACGATGCTTCGGGCCAGCACAACTATTATTATATCAACAACACTGGTAGTTTTGCAGGCGGTGTAAGCATGGAACTGCTGTCCGGACAGGCAGCTACCGATTCTGTGGGTATTGCTACCGGTGACCTTAACGGAGACGGTTTTCTCGATGCAGTGGTCAGAAACGGACGCTCGGGAACCACAACCACGACACAAGCAGATTTGATTTATCTCTGGGATAATGCCGCGCAGGGATTCAGGGTCACTCAACTTCCAAAAACGGTGGCTCAAACCAGGGGCGACATTGCTCTTGGCGACTTCGATGGTGATGGTGACCTCGATATCGTCCGTGTGTTTGGAACCAACACCGCAAATGAAATCTTCTGGAACAATGGCGACGGTACCTTCGGAGCTACACCCTCAACTCTTCCTGCCACTGCGGGTACCAGTTACACCGTTGCAACCGGTGATTTCAACGGTGACGGGTACGTTGATATTTTCGTAGGCAAGTCAGGCAATAACCAGAACCACTATGTCTACTTCAACGACGGGTACGGGAACTTCACAAGCGCAAACGCAAAAGCTCTTCCCAATGACGGCAGAGGTCGTGCGTCCGACTGTGCAGTCGGCGATGTCGATGGTGACGGTCGCCTGGATATTGTCGTGTCCAGAGGAACTACCTCGAATGGCTATGGGAATTATTTCTATCACAATACCGGGAACAATGGCTCCGGGTACACTAACTGGACTGGAATCAACATCGGCGGCACCTACCAGACTCTGGGAATAGACCTGGCCGACTTCGATCGAGACGGCGACCTCGATGTTGTCACGGCCAATTACGATGAAAATATAAGGCTGTACTTATATAACGGCACAGGATTTACAGGTTCGAACATAGGAAACACTACCCCTAACGCTCTGAGCTGCGCGGTAGGTGACGTCGACAACGACGGGGATATTGATGTCGTTATTGGTATGAGCGGCGATCAGAACGAAATCTTTTATAACCGCGGATTTAACAGTGGAACCACGAATCCCTGGCATCAATCGGCACCCGCCGAGGTAACGATTCATGTGGAGATGATAAACAACTGGAGTTTCGAGAATTCGTCACCGTATAGCGGCTGGACTCTGGATGAAACGTACAGTTCTCCGACACCTCCCGGATTCATCCTGCCGGAGTTCGGTACGTTCGCTATTATCGAAAATGAACCCGGAGGAGTGACCGTTAATTTCGGGGATATACTGCACGACTACTATCCGAGAGATAACAACGATCAGGCGCAGTTTTCACTGCAGTTGGACAGTAGCATTCCCGGTGTGCCTGGAGTCACGGTGGAATGGAGTGAAAGCGATCATACAGCTCTCCTTTTGAGCGGTGGCTTACGGGAAGCCTCGTTGATGCAGACGATCGATATTCCACGGGACCAGTATTTGGTCGGTCTCGAACTTCATTGGAACATCTCTTATTGGAACTGCATGCCGTGGGTAGCGGAAGGGGCCAGATTCTCTTCGACTCAGTATGTGAAAATCTCTCTGTATGATGCAAGTAGCGGGTCGACAACACCACTCTGGGGCACCACGAATGGAGTGGACAGTTCCGTGGTGGACTCGATGCAACATTATTCAGTCAAGCTGAATGCATCAGATCCGTTGGTCCAGAAAATTGCCAGTAGTGGTGCACAACTGGTTCTTATGCTTGAAGTCTGCGGTCTGGACTGGTACCTTGACGTAGCAGTTGATGACTTCAAGCTTGTGCCACGGCGTCATGGACCATTTGGTTCCGCTACCCTTGAACCGGACTATACAACGATGGCTCTCGATGAGAGTCAGATTTCGAGTAACGCTGAAACAGGGTTTTATGACGATGTGATAGTAGCTAAGACTCTGTTGGCCTTCGATACTTCTTATGAAGGATTCTATCAACCCGATTCGGAATCCGACATATGGACATCTTCATCAGGCCTGGATGACGAGTTACTTCAGAGTCTACCGAAACGAGCAACAATCGTAATCGCTTGA
- a CDS encoding Ig-like domain-containing protein, whose product MCAEENANVRNSELLLELLENRIVLDGTVDEHMEGSHVTDAVQADGGSDDAGGVVSVLEAVDYYDGQWHEVNGWLYQRLNGFDFWYAGTHYYYAMELATGYWFWYDDLDSNSWEPCWEWYYDYSLGAWVLNGTDGSSYYYNEDHYFYQDHNTEAWVWWDSFDDLAWESAFTWFYDFADEAWIWNDWNLSCWHYDADHYLYQEHDNGTWFWWDSITDNQWEPYQTWFTGSIGAQVYNDWDSTTYHFGPGGEYSYVQQHDEALVNAAPVIGIPGPLTGSEDTEVSIDGIAVLDVDAAGNDIQVTLSVEHGSFSLHNSTGLHFSVGDGSHDTVMVFTGNQITVNNALTQVLYQGIRNYNGSDALEITVDDQGHNGSGGAHSSSQSLDITIDAVNDAPLTGDFAVSGDPGTDIAITGWIFDDSADSVLGGSSANDPDHVTIVDLPNHGVLYLNGTLIAAGQDVSWADANAIVFVSDPNWSGYTSFHYTVTETDGGMTSDRATARIAVHGIGLVEDIHVGAANSDPAGFTQFNGDTYFSANDGIHGHELWKFNSSGLITLVSDVNPGQNGSYPAGFTVFDNALYFSAYSSTHGYELWKIESNGVLSRVTDINISGSSNPANLTIFNGSLYFTAYNGTRGTELWKLDTNDVLQYWDIRSGSASSNPTELTLFNGELYFSANDGTHGAEVWKLDSSGIASRVTDINLSGGSSSKGFTVFQNALYFSADDGINGAELWKIDSSGAASLVWDIYAGPTGSWPLYLTAFNDALYFSAYDTTAAYQLWMMDSNGVASRVLCGSYPLGFTLFNNALYFSADDGVTGSELWKVDSTGTASLVADINPTGSSSPEKFTVVGDSLYFRANDGVNGEELWKMDSSGAVSLFRDINPSGDSSPDNFAVFNGALYFSANDGAHGNEFWILV is encoded by the coding sequence ATGTGTGCTGAAGAAAATGCGAATGTCCGGAACTCTGAGTTATTACTCGAGTTGCTCGAGAATAGAATCGTTCTCGACGGGACTGTTGACGAACACATGGAAGGATCTCACGTAACGGATGCTGTCCAGGCTGATGGCGGTTCCGACGATGCTGGAGGAGTCGTTTCCGTCCTTGAGGCAGTGGATTATTACGACGGTCAATGGCATGAAGTAAATGGCTGGTTGTATCAGCGTCTGAACGGATTTGATTTCTGGTATGCCGGTACGCACTACTACTACGCTATGGAACTTGCCACCGGTTACTGGTTCTGGTACGACGACCTGGATAGTAACAGTTGGGAGCCTTGCTGGGAATGGTATTACGACTACAGTCTCGGCGCATGGGTCTTGAACGGTACGGATGGAAGCAGTTACTACTACAATGAAGATCATTATTTTTACCAGGACCACAACACAGAAGCCTGGGTCTGGTGGGACTCATTTGACGACTTGGCGTGGGAATCGGCATTCACGTGGTTTTATGACTTCGCGGACGAAGCGTGGATCTGGAATGATTGGAATTTAAGTTGTTGGCATTACGATGCGGACCACTATCTTTATCAAGAGCATGATAATGGAACATGGTTCTGGTGGGACAGTATAACCGACAACCAATGGGAACCTTATCAAACCTGGTTTACCGGCAGCATCGGAGCACAGGTATATAACGACTGGGATTCGACGACTTACCACTTCGGGCCCGGTGGCGAGTACTCTTACGTCCAGCAACATGATGAGGCTCTGGTGAATGCGGCGCCTGTGATTGGAATTCCCGGGCCTTTGACAGGAAGTGAGGACACGGAAGTCAGCATCGACGGCATTGCAGTGCTCGATGTCGACGCGGCAGGTAACGACATCCAGGTGACATTGTCTGTCGAACATGGGTCTTTCAGTCTTCACAATTCCACGGGACTCCACTTTAGCGTAGGCGACGGGTCTCACGATACTGTAATGGTCTTCACGGGAAATCAGATTACTGTAAATAATGCCTTGACCCAGGTGCTGTACCAGGGGATCCGCAACTATAACGGTTCGGACGCCCTGGAAATCACAGTAGACGACCAAGGCCACAACGGTTCCGGCGGAGCGCATAGTTCCAGCCAGTCACTCGATATAACGATCGATGCGGTAAACGATGCTCCTCTCACCGGTGACTTCGCTGTGTCCGGCGATCCGGGAACAGATATCGCCATCACGGGATGGATATTTGACGATTCTGCAGATTCGGTCCTGGGAGGATCTTCTGCAAACGATCCGGACCATGTGACCATAGTGGATCTTCCGAACCATGGCGTTCTGTATTTGAATGGAACTCTCATTGCGGCAGGACAGGATGTTTCGTGGGCGGATGCGAATGCTATCGTGTTCGTTTCCGACCCGAACTGGAGCGGGTACACGTCATTCCATTACACAGTGACTGAAACGGACGGCGGAATGACGAGCGATCGGGCGACTGCCAGGATTGCCGTGCATGGAATCGGTCTGGTGGAGGATATCCATGTGGGAGCGGCAAACAGCGATCCTGCTGGATTCACCCAATTCAACGGTGATACATATTTCTCTGCCAATGACGGCATCCATGGACACGAGCTCTGGAAGTTTAACAGCAGCGGCCTGATCACACTGGTGTCAGATGTTAATCCTGGTCAAAATGGCAGTTATCCGGCCGGATTCACCGTTTTCGACAATGCTCTGTATTTTTCAGCGTACAGTAGCACGCATGGCTATGAGCTCTGGAAAATCGAAAGTAACGGAGTGCTTTCCAGGGTGACGGACATTAACATTTCAGGCAGCAGCAATCCTGCAAATTTAACGATCTTCAACGGCAGCCTGTATTTCACCGCTTACAATGGGACTCGCGGAACAGAGCTTTGGAAGCTGGACACCAATGATGTGCTGCAATACTGGGATATACGGTCCGGCAGTGCAAGCAGCAATCCAACGGAATTGACCTTATTCAACGGTGAACTCTATTTTTCCGCAAATGATGGTACTCATGGAGCCGAGGTTTGGAAGCTCGACAGCAGCGGCATTGCTTCCAGGGTCACCGATATAAATCTGTCGGGTGGCAGTTCTTCCAAAGGATTTACCGTGTTTCAAAATGCCCTCTATTTTTCCGCTGATGACGGCATCAATGGTGCAGAGCTTTGGAAAATCGATTCCAGCGGAGCAGCCTCTCTGGTGTGGGACATCTATGCCGGGCCCACCGGCAGTTGGCCTCTATACTTAACAGCATTCAATGACGCTCTCTATTTTTCCGCTTATGACACTACCGCTGCGTACCAGCTTTGGATGATGGACAGCAATGGAGTAGCTTCTCGTGTCCTGTGCGGCAGTTATCCATTGGGATTTACGCTCTTCAATAATGCTCTCTATTTTTCCGCGGATGACGGAGTGACCGGGAGCGAGTTATGGAAAGTGGACAGCACAGGAACAGCCTCATTGGTCGCCGATATCAACCCAACCGGGAGCAGTTCCCCTGAAAAATTTACCGTAGTCGGCGATTCTCTCTATTTTCGTGCGAACGATGGGGTTAATGGTGAGGAGTTGTGGAAAATGGATAGCAGCGGTGCAGTCTCGCTCTTCCGGGACATTAATCCTTCAGGCGACAGTTCTCCTGACAATTTTGCGGTCTTTAATGGTGCGCTCTATTTCTCCGCAAATGACGGTGCGCATGGGAACGAGTTTTGGATCTTGGTCTAA